The nucleotide sequence GCATCGACGACCTCCTGGGGCCGTCCCTCCCCCGCGATGACGCCCTCGAGCACCTGGCGAGCCAGGCGGTCGGTGAGCGTCCCCGCCTCGATCAGTGCGGCAAGTTCGGCGACGTTCTGCGGGCTGACCAGCGTTCCCGCCGGAACGTTCTGCGCGTTCGCGAGGCGGGCGATCTCGCCCGTCCACCACTTGCGGGCGGCGGCGGGGTCGGCGCCGGCGGCGATCGTGGCCTCGACCTCGTCCAGAAGGTCGGCGTTGGCGACGTCCTGGAACTCGAGAGCCGTGAAGCCCCACTCGGCGGTCAGGCGCTTGCGGCGCAGCGACGGCTGCTCAGGGAGCGTGCCACGGAGCTCGTCGATCCACTCGCGGGCCGGGGCGACCGGCACGAGGTCGGGCTCCGGGAAGTAGCGGTAGTCGTCGGCGTCCGACTTGGGGCGGCCGGCGCTCGTCGTGCCGGAGTCCTCGTGCCAGTGGCGCGTCTCCTGCACGATGGTGCCGCCCGCCTCGAGGATCGCGGCCTGGCGCTGGATCTCGTAGCGGACCGCCCGCTCGATGGAGCGCAACGAGTTCACGTTCTTCGTCTCGGTGCGCGTGCCGAGCTCGGTCGACCCACGGCGGCGGAGGGAGACGTTGGCGTCGCAGCGCACGTTCCCCTCCTCCATGCGGGCGTTCGAGACGCCGAGCGCCTTCACGATGTCGCGGATGGCGCGCACATACGTGCGCCCGACCTCCGGCGCGTCCGCCTCGGCGCCCTCGATGATCTTGGTGACGATCTCGACCAGCGGCACACCGCCGCGGTTGAAGTCGACCAGCGAGTAGTCGGCGCCCTGGATGCGGCCGGTGGCGCCGCCGACGTGGGTCAGCTTGCCCGCGTCCTCCTCCATGTGCGCGCGCTCGATCTCGATCGTCAGCTCGCGGCCGTTCTCCAGCTCGATGGTGATCGACCCGTCGTGCGCGATCGGCTCGTCGTACTGCGAGGTCTGGAAGTTCTTGGCCAGGTCCGGGTAGAAGTAGTTCTTCCGCGCGAACCGGCTCGACTCGGCGATGTCGCAGCCGAGGGCGAGGCCGAGCCGGATGCTCGACTCGATGGCCTTCTCGTTCACCTGCGGCATGCCGCCCGGGAGCCCGAGGCAGGTCGGGCAGGTGTTCGTGTTGGCGCCAGAACCGAACTCGTTGGCGCAGCCGCAGAACATCTTGGTCTTGGTGTTCAGCTCGACGTGGACCTCGAAGCCGAGAACGGGCTCGAACAGTTCGAGCGCCTTCTCGTAGTCCATCAGCTCTGCTGTGTGGGCAGTGGCGTTCGCCATCAGACGGCTCCCTCTTCGCTCGCGAACATCTCGGTGGCGCTCAGATCCGGCGCCTGGCTGAGCAGTGTGCCGCCCCACTTCTGCTCGAGCAGCTGCTCGAGCGCCGCCCCGAACGTGTAGAGGCGGGCATCCGCACGGGCGGGCGCCATCAGCTGCATGCCGACCGGCAGCCCGTCCTCCGGTGCGAGGCCGATCGGCAGGCCCATGCCCGGAACGCCGGCGAGGTTCGCCGGGATGGTGGTGATGTCGTTCAGGTACATCGCCATCGGGTCGTCGATCTTCTCGCCCAGCTTGAAGGCGGTGGTCGGCGCGCTCGGGCTGACCAGCACATCCACCTTCTCGAACGCGGCGGAGAAGTCGCGCTGGATGAGCGTGCGCACCTTCTGCGCACTGCCGTAGTAGGCGTCGTAGTAGCCGGCGCTCAGGGCGTAGGTGCCCAGGATGATGCGCCGCTTGACCTCCGGGCCGAAGCCGGCGTCGCGGGTCGCCGCCATCACGCGCTCGACGGTCACCGGCGGGTCGGCCGGGTTGACGCGCAGACCGAAGCGCACCGAGTCGAAGCGCGCCAGGTTGCTCGAGGCCTCCGCCGGGAGGATCAGGTAGTACGCCGAGACCGCGTACTCGAAGCTCGGAGCGCTGACCTCGACGATCTCGGCCCCGGCGGACTCGAGCAGAGCGAGCGCCTCGTCGAAGCGCTGCTTGACGCCCGACTGGAAACCGTCGCCGGCGATCTCGCGGATGACGCCGACACGGACGCCCTTCAGCGCCCCGTCCCGGTGTCCGGCGCGGGCGGCATCGGCCATCGACGGCCAGGTGTCGGCCAGCGAGGTGGAGTCGAGCGGGTCGTGACCGGCGATCACGTCGTGCAGTAGGCCGGCGTCGAGCACGCTGCGGGACACGGGGCCTACCTGATCGAGCGAGCTCGCCAGGGCGATCGCGCCGTATCGGCTGACGCCGCCGTACGTCGGCTTCACGCCGACCGAGCCGGTCACCGCGGCGGGCTGGCGGATCGAGCCGCCGGTGTCGGAGCCGAGCGCGAGCGGGGCCTCGAAGGCGGAGACGGCCGCGGCCGAGCCTCCACCCGATCCACCGGGGATGCGCTCCAGGTCCCACGGGTTGCGGGTCGGGCCGTACGCCGAGTGCTCCGTCGAGGAGCCCATGGCGAACTCGTCCATGTTCGTCTTGCCGAGCGGCACGAGGTCGGCCTCACGCAGCCGCCGGACGACGGTGGCGTCGTAGGGCGGGATCCAGCCCTCGAGGATCTTCGAGCCGGAGGTCGACGGCATGTCCTCCGTCGCCAGGACGTCCTTGATCGCGATCGGCACACCGGCGAGCGGGCCGAGCGGGTCGCCCGCCGCGCGGCGGCCGTCGATCTCGGCAGCCGTGCGGATCGCCTTCTCGCCGGCGACGTGCAGGAACGCGTGCACGTCCGCGTCGACGGACTCGATGCGGTCGAGGTGGGCGCGGACGGCCTCGACGGAGGAGACCTCGCCCGCGGCGAGCTTCTCGGCGAGGGCGGAGGCGGAGAGCCTGATCAGGTCGGTCATGTCGTCCTACTCCTCGTCCAGGATGGTGGGCACCTTGAAGCGGTCGCCCTCGCGCTCGGGAGCACCGGACAGCGCCTGCTCAACGGTCAGCGACGGCCGGACCTCGTCCTTCCGGAACACATTGGTGAGCGGGAGCGGGTGGCTGGTCGCCGGGACGTCGGGCCCGGCCACCTCCTGGACCTTCGCGACGGACTCGACGATTTGGCCGAGCTCCTTCGTGAGGCTCTCGAGCTCTTCCGGGCTGAGGTCGATCCTGGCGAGGTTCGCCAGGTGCGCGACCTGCTCTGCGCTGATCTCGCTTGCGCTGGTTTCAGACAAGGTGCGTCTCCGTGGATTCGGTGTTGGGGTGACGGGAGCTCGCGTCGCGGCCCGCCCTATCGATTCTAGGGCGCGCCGAACAGCCCGCGCCCCAGCCCGTTGACCGCTTGGTACGCCTCCTTGTAGGTCCGCGGCACCGCCGCGCCCGGCGCGCCGTAGCGTGCCATCAGCAGACCGACGAGGCCGATGCCCGGCGGGCTGAGCGGACGGTCCTCGTCCTCCGGCGCCGGTGCGTCGGACTCCGGGTTCGCCGGGAGGTACTGGGGATGCGTGTCCGGCCAGGTGCCCGGCTGCCGCGGGGTCGTGCGGTTGATCGCGTTGTCGATCGTCCTGGCGCCGCGGTCGCGCTCGGTGAGGTGCCTCATCCCGAACTTCTTGCACAGTGTCGCGACGACCGCCGAGTGGTGCATCTCCTCGTGGATGATCGTGTTGCGCGCCGTGTACGCCGAGATCGCGATGGCGGGCACACGCACGCCGAGACGGTCGAAGCCGAAGCCGTTCTCGCCCGGGCCGCTGTCGTCCGGCGGAGTCGCCGGACCCGGCGGGACGTGGTCGTAGGTGCCGCCGTGCTCGTCGAACGTCACCAGCAGCAGGGTGTTGAGCGCGTTGGAACCCTTCGCGCTGCGCGCGGAGCGGATGGCCGAATAGACCTTGTGCAGCAACAGGTCGCCTGCGCGCACGTCGGAGATCGCGCCTCCGACGACGACCTCGCCGGCCACGTCCTCCCCCGTCATCGGGCCGCCCGGGGGATGCATGTCGTTGTGGTCGTAGAGCAGCCGCGGTTCGACGAAGGCGTAGTCCGGCAGGGTTCCCTCGGCCGCATCCGCGTAGAACTGCGACATCGTGCGGAAGTGCGTCTTCCAGTAGGGCTCCAGTGCGGGGGCGTGGATGAATCCGGTCAGGGAGATCAGCTGCCGGTCGTCGAAGTAGACCCGCCAGCTCCGCCCCGCCTCCTCCAGCCGGTTGAAGATGGTCGGCGCGTCGTTCTTCGGGTCGAACCACTTGCGCAGCCCCTCGGCGCCGCCGTTGTCGACGTACCCGTGCGAGGTGGACGCGTTGAAGAACGACCGGTTGCAGAACGTCTGCGAGGGCACGGCGCAGTGCCAGTCGTCGTAGACCGCGAATTGGCGCGCCAGGGTCGAGAAGACCGGGAGCATGTCGGGCGAGAAACCGCCCATCACGCGACGGTAGTCGTCCACCGCCGGTTCGCGGCCGGTGTCCTTGCGGAGCACGCCCATGTAATCGCGCACGAAGCCGCGCATGGCCGGGCGCGCTCCCGGAGGCGGTGCGTTGTAGGGCGGCTGCATCTCGCGCAGGCGCGCATCGGCGTTCGACGGCGGGTCGACGATGTCGTAGAGCTGCGTGTTGACGTGCGGGTAGACCTCGCCGGGGTCGGGCGACGGCTGGCGCATCACGAAGTCGGTGGTGCCCTGGTAGATGTGCGCGGGGATGTCGGGCCCGCCCGCCGGGTCCGGGTTGCTGTAGTCGCCGAACGCCAGCCCCTCGAACCGCTTGCCCTTCGGCAGGGTCTCGTCGTCGTAGAGATGGCCGAGCAGGTTGTCGAAGGAGCGGTTCTCGTACATCAGCACGACCAGGTGGTCGAACCCCGGCCCGTCGCCGCGCGGAGGAAGCGGCGGGTACTCCTCGCCCGACTCGTCCGCGGTCGGAGAGGTGCGGCCCGCTGCCGCGCCGAGACTCGCGCCCGCCGCACCGCCGGCCGCGCCGCCCGCGACCGCACCGGCGGCCACCAGGCCGGCGCCCTTCAGGAAGGCGCGGCGGCTCGATCCCCGCTGTGTGGGGGAAGGGTCGTCGTCCGGTCGCATCCCATCCATTATGTGCTCCGCCGCCGACAACGGGGCGGAGGCTCAGGATGCGGTCAGCGCGAGGAGGCCGCGACGGCCTTCGGGTCCGAGGCGCCCGACGTCGTCCCGCTGATCACCAGGTCGCCGCGGTCGATGCCGATCATGGACAGGTTGCGCATGCACTCGGTCCCCGCGGTGAAGTACTCGTTGTGACCGGTCGACCCGGCCAGCGACGCATGCGTCAGCGGGTCGACGGCGCCGCCCACCCCCATCGGCTTCGCGCCGTACCCCGGCGAGCCGGGGTCACTGCCGAAGAAGGCGCTGTTGACGATCGGATCCATCGGGGCCTCGCCGACGAAGACGTTCCCGTTGCTCACCGCGAGTCCGGCGACCGACTGCGCGGCACTCCCCGGCGATCCCATCAGCGCCAGCGCATCCACCGTGACGGTGTGCCGTTCGAGCGCCATCAGGGCGGCCGTGGAGCCGTAGGAGTGGGCGAAGACGCTCAGGTACGGCTGGTCGGCGCCGCGGAGCGCCCGGATGCCCTCGAGCGTGCGCTCCAGGCTGTCGGCGCCCTGCTCCGCCAAGGCGGTCCCGCCGATGTTGGTGAGCACGGGCGTCTGGTAGCCGATCCACGCGACGACGGCGACGCCCGGCGCTCCCCCGTTGCCGCGCGGACCGAGGACGCGGCGCAGGAACCCGGTCTGCAGGTCGTACTGCTCCTGGGCGACCTTCGCCCACGACTCGATCTGCTCGCCGACGGACATGTACATGCCGGGCACCAGCACGCTCACGTACTTCGCCGTGCGGATATCGCCGACGACGATCGCGGCCTTCGCGTCGGCCGACGGGTCGAGGGTCACCAACGTCCGCTTGACCCCGTCGTGCTTCGAGAGCGCGGTCGAGACGTTGTGCAGGGTGTCGAGCTGGCGCTGCAGGGCCACACGCTCCGCGCGCCCGTGCTCCGTCTTGAGAGTCTTGGTGATGCTCGCCATCGTCTGCTTGAGGTCGACGGTGTTCGCGCGACCCCGGACGTCGTACGGGACGCCCTCGAGGTTGCCGATGACGTGCGGTGCGGCCTCGATCAGCGCCTTCTGCTTGTCGGGGTCGATCAGGTTCCAGAGGCGGCTCACATCCACCGCCGCCGGGGCGTCGAGGAGGAGCGCGTCGAGCTTCGCGCGGTTGGCGTCCAGGAAGGACGGCAGAGCCGAGGCGTCCACGCTGGCGATGGCGCCGAGGAATGCGGTCGACGCGGAGCGGGCCGCAGGGCCGGCGGGGACGTCGGAGACGGGGCCGGAAGCGGAGGTGTTCAGGGCCGGGACGGACGCGTACGAGACCGCCGAGATGGGTGCCGTCGGGGTGTCTGCGGGCAGCACGGAAACCCCAGTCAGTCCGGAGACCGCCGAGGTAACAGTGAGAACAGCTGCAAAGCCGACCAGCACTCCGTCCGGGTCCCTCCGAGAGCGAGCGAGCTAAGCCCTTTTGCGTGTGCGTCCGGGGGGAGCGCACATATTGACTCTACCCATGAACGGGTGGCCGACGGCGAGCCGTTCTACCCCCGATTCAGGGGGAGAATTTCTCTCCTGTCCGCGAGAAGGAGGACCGAAAACGTCACAAATCGAGTGCTGCGGGCCCTTCTTCGACCAGCGTCTTGAATTGGGCGGCGTCGATGATGCGCACGCCGAGCTCCTCCGCCTTGGCGAGTTTCGACCCCGCACCCGGCCCCGCAGCGACGAAATCCGTCTTCTTCGAGACACTGGATGCCGCCTTGCCTCCCGCGGCGATGATCGCCTCCTGGGCACCCTCCCGGGTGAAGCCCTCGAGCGACCCGGTCGCCACGATCGTGAGGCCCGCGAGCACGCCGCCCGCGTCATCCACTCGGCCAGGACCGGGGTGCCCCGGCGTGGTGAACTGCACGCCGTCCGCGGCCCATTTCTCCACGATCTCGCGGTGCCAGTCGACCTCGAACCAGGCGAGGACGGCGTCCGCGATGATGCCGCCGACGCCATCCACCGCGGCCAGCTCATCGCGCGAGGCGGACCGGATCGCGTCGAGCGATCCGAAGTGGTTCGCGAGCGCGCGGGCCGCCACCGGGCCGACGTGGCGGATGTTCAGGGCGACCAGGATGCGCCAGAGCGGCTTCTCGCGGGCCGCAGCGAGGTTGGCGAGCAGCTCGACCGCGTTCTTGGACGGGACGTACAGTTCGTCGCCGAAGAACTCCTCCGCGGCCGGGTCGAACTCGCCGTCCTTCTTCTGGCGGCGACGGCGGAACGGAGTGTCTACCTTCTCCTCCCCCGCGTCGGTCAGTTTCGGCAGCCCGGTCTCCGAATCCCGCACCACGACCTCGATCGGGAACAGGTCGGCGAGGGTCAGCCCGAACAGCCCGGCCTCCGTCGGGAGCGGCGGCTCCGCGGGGAAGCGCGGCTGGGTCAGTGCGGCGGCCGCGACCTCCCCGAGCGCCTCGATGTCGAGGGCGCCGCGCGAGCCGATGTGCTCGACACGGCAGCGCACCTGCGCCGGGCAGAACTCGGCGTTGGGGCAGCGCAGGTCGATGTCGCCCTCCTTGGCGGGCGCGAGACGCGTGCCGCACTCGGGGCAGTTCTCGGGCATGACGAACTCGCGCTCCGTGCCGTCGCGCAGCTCGACCACCGGGCCGAGGACCTCGGGGATCACATCCCCCGCCTTGCGCAGCACGACGGTGTCGCCGATGAGGACGCCCTTCGCCTTGACGACCTCCTGGTTGTGCAGGGTGGCCTGGCGCACCTCGGACCCGGCGACGCGCACCTTCTCCATGACGGCGAAGGGCGTCGCCCGGCCGGTGCGACCGACGCTGACGACGATGTCGAGCAGCTTGGTGTTCACCTGCTCCGGCGGGTACTTGTACGCGATGGCCCAGCGAGGCGCACGGCTGGTGGCGCCCAGCTCGTCGTGCAGCGCCAGCTCATCCACCTTGATGACGATGCCGTCGATCTCGTGCTCGACCGCGCCGCGGTGCTGGCCGTAGTACTCGATGAACTCATCGACCTTCTTCAGCTCGTCGACGACCCGGTAGTGCGTTGAGGTCGGGAGGCCCCATCCCTTCAGCAGGTCGTAGACCTTCGACTGCGCATCGACGGGCGGGTTGTTCCAGGCGCCGATGCCGTGGACGAGCATGTGGAGGCGGCGCAGGCGGTTGCGCATGAGTTCCAGCTGCGCGGGGTTCTTGCCCTCGGCCTTCTGCCGGAGCGAACCGCTCGCCGCGTTGCGGGCGTTGGCGAACACGCGCTCGCCCGCTTCCTGCTGGTGCGCGTTGAGCTCCTCGAACTCGGCCACCGGGAAGAAGACCTCGCCACGCACCTCCACGAGCGCCGGGGGGTCGTCGGTGGCGAGTCGAGCCGGGATCGCCGGGATCCAACGGATGTTCTCAGTCACGTCCTCGCCGACCACGCCGTCGCCGCGGGTGGCCGCCGTGACGAGCACGCCGTTCTCGTAACGCAGGTTGATCGCCAGGCCGTCGATCTTGAGCTCGCACAGGTAGTCGACGCGCCGGCCGGCGTCACGCTCGACCTTCGCAGCCCACGCCTCGAACTCCTCCAACGAGAAGACGTTGTCGAGGCTCAGCATCCGCTCGGCATGCTGCACCGGCGCGAACAGGGTCGTCTGGGCGCGGCCGCCGACCGTCTGCGTCGGGCTGTCCTGCGACTGGAGCTCCGGATGCAGCCGCTCCAGCTCTTCGAGCCGCCGCATCATGCGGTCGTACTCCTCGTCGCTGACGAGCACCGTGTCGCGCTCGTAGTACGCGTCCCGGAGTTCCAGGATGCGTGTCGTCAGCTGCTGCGCCTCGGCTCGCGCTTCCGCGAGCTGGTCGTCGGTCGTCGTCTCGATCGCCACCCCCCAAGCTTATTCGCGACCCCCGACGCCGCGGCCTCCGCCCTCCGTCTCCCCCCGCGGCTTCCGCCCACCGTCGAGTCCGCAAACTTTGCACGCGAAACGCCGTCGCAGCGTGCAAAGTTCGCGGACTCGACGGCGGGGCGGAGGGTCAGGCGGGGACGGCGGAGACGGTGCGGTCGATCGTGGTCTGGCCGAGGACGCGGGTGCCGACGTAGACGACGGCGGTCTGGCCGGGGGCGACGCCGTTCAGGGGCACATCCGGGCGGATGAGGAGCTCGCCGCCGGTGACGGACGCGACGGCGGGCACCGGGTCGGCGTGCGCGCGGATCTGCACCTCGCAGGCGAACGGCGTGGACGGGTCCGCTGGCGGCATCCCGGCCCAGGTGAAGCGAGAGCCGGCGATCTCGGCGATGTCGAGCGCCTCGCGCGGGCCGACGACGACCGTGTTCTCCTTCGGCCGCACCTCCAGGACGAACCGCGGGCGGCCGTCCGGAGACGGGTAGCCGACGTTGAGGCCCTTCCGCTGACCGACCGTGTAGGCGTGCGCACCCTCGTGCGTGCCGAGCCGGTTGCCCTCACGGTCGACGATGTCGCCCGTCGCGGTGCCGACGCGCTCGGCCAGCCAGCCGCGGGTGTCGCCGTCGGGGATGAAGCAGATGTCGTGCGAGTCCGGCTTGTTCGCGACGCTCAGGCCGCGCGCGGCGGCCTCCGCCCGCACCTCCGCCTTCGACGGAGTCGCGCCGAGGGGGAACATCGCGTGCGCCAACTGCTCGGCGGTCAGCACGCCGAGCACGTACGACTGGTCCTTCGCCCACGCGCTCGCTCGGTGCAGCTCGCGGTTGCCGTCCTCGTCGGTGACGATGGCCGCGTAATGGCCGGTGCAGACCGCGTCGAAGCCGAGGTCGAGCGCCTTCTCGAGGAGCGCCGCGAACTTGATGCGCTCGTTGCAGCGCATGCACGGGTTGGGCGTCCGGCCCGCCGAGTACTCCGCGATGAAGTCGTCGACCACGTCGAGCTTGAAGCGCTCGGAGAAGTCCCAGACGTAGTACGGGATGCCGATGATGTTCGCGGCGCGCTGCGCATCCATCGAGTCCTCGATCGTGCAGCAGCCGCGGCTCCCGGTGCGCAGCGTCCCGGGCATCCGGCTCAGCGCCAGGTGCACTCCGACCACGTCATGCCCCGCTTCGACGGCCCGCGCCGCCGCCACTGCGGAGTCGACACCACCGCTCATCGCCGCCAGAACTTTCACCCGCCGATTCTACCCGCCGCCCACCACGCGAGAGATTTGCGCCAAATCTCGGTTATCGCCGCCGCATAACGACGATTTGCGCCAAATCTCGGTCCACACGGACGAGGACGGCGGACGCTAGCGGCCGAGGCGCGGCGCCCGCTCCGCGAGTCCCGCGCGCGATGCCTGCGCGTACGCGCCCGGGAGGGCCGCGAGCAGCGCATCCACGTCGGCGTCCGTCGACCCGCGCCCCAGCGTGAACCGCAGGGCGCTGCGCGCCTCCGTCTCGTCGCGTCCCATCGCGAGCAGCACGTGCGACGGCTCCGGGATGCCCGCCTGGCACGCCGAACCGGTCGACACGGACACACCCGCCAGATCGAGCAGGAACAGCAGCGAGTCGCCCTGCGCCCCGGGGAAGGTGAAGTGCGCATTCGAGGTGACCCGCTCCCCCGACACCGGATCCGGCCCGCTGAGCACCGCCTCCGGCACCGCCGCGCGCACACCCGTGATCAGACGGTCGCGCAGCGCGGAGAGCCGCGCCGTCTCCGCCTCGCGCTCTGCCTCCGCCAGCCGGGCGGCGGTTGCGAACGACACGGCCGCGGCGACGTCCTGCGTCCCGCTGCGCACCTGCCGCTGCTGACCTCCTCCGTGGATCAGGGGGACGACGGTGGATGCGCGGCTCAGCACGAGCGCCCCGATCCCCACCGGTCCGCCGATCTTGTGCGCCGAGACGCTGAGCGCATCCACGCCCAGCCCGGCGAAGTCGATGGCCAGGTGCCCGTACGCGGCCACCGCATCCACATGCACCGGGACGCCCGCCGACCGCGCGGCCGCTGCGAGCGCCGAGACGGGCTGGATGGTGCCGACCTCGTTGTTGACCGCGAGGAAGGTCAGCAGAGCCGCGTCGTCTCCCGCGATCCGCTCCGGCACGAGGATGCGGCCGTCACCGTCGAGGGGCAGCCACGAGATCTGGGCTCCCTCGGCGCGCTCCAGCCACTCGACGGTGTCGACCGTGGCGTGGTGCTCCCCTCCGGGGACCAGGATGCGCGGCCGGCGCGCCCCGTCGTTGCGTGCCCAGAACATGCCCTTGATCGCGAGGTTGATCGCCTCCGTGCCGCCGGAGGTGAACACCACCTCGATCGGGTCGGCGCCGAGGGTGGCAGCGACGGTCTCGCGGGCCTCCTCCAGCATCCGCCTGGCCTGCTGCCCCTGACTGTGGATGCTCGACGGGTTGCCGACGACGCCCATGGCCTCGGTGTAGGCGGCGATCGCCTCCGGGCGCATCGGCGTGGTGGCGGCGTGGTCGAGGTAGACCGGCACGGTGCCCTCCGAAGTATCCAGGCGTGTGTCACTACTCTAGATCGCATGACCTCGACCGATCCCCTGCGCAACCTGGGTGTCCGTGTCGGGCCGCACGGGGGTGAGCTGAGGGTCTTCTCGGCCAACGCGGATGCCATGGAGCTGTGCCTGTTCGACCAGCACGACCCGGATTGGCTGGTCAAGACCGTGCCGATGACCCGGGATGCGAACAACGTCTGGGTGGGCCGCTCGCGCTCGCTCACCGTCGGCAGCCGGTACGCCGTCCGCGTTTCCGGCCCACAGGCGCCCGGCAACCTGTTCGACCCCGAGGCCCTGCTCATCGACCCGTACGCGCGCGGCCTCCTGCACGTGAGCTCGGACGGCTGGCGTTCCGTCGTCGTGGCCGACGGCTTCGACTGGGGCGATGCACGCAAGCCCGGCACCCCCCTCGACCACACGGTCATCTACGAGGCGCATGTGAAGGGCATCAGCCGGCTGAACCCGTCGGTTCCCGAGGAGCTGCGCGGCAGCTACGCCGGGCTCGCGCACGAGTCGACCATTGCCTACCTGAAGGATCTGGGCGTCACCGCG is from Leifsonia sp. 466MF and encodes:
- a CDS encoding cysteine desulfurase family protein codes for the protein MPVYLDHAATTPMRPEAIAAYTEAMGVVGNPSSIHSQGQQARRMLEEARETVAATLGADPIEVVFTSGGTEAINLAIKGMFWARNDGARRPRILVPGGEHHATVDTVEWLERAEGAQISWLPLDGDGRILVPERIAGDDAALLTFLAVNNEVGTIQPVSALAAAARSAGVPVHVDAVAAYGHLAIDFAGLGVDALSVSAHKIGGPVGIGALVLSRASTVVPLIHGGGQQRQVRSGTQDVAAAVSFATAARLAEAEREAETARLSALRDRLITGVRAAVPEAVLSGPDPVSGERVTSNAHFTFPGAQGDSLLFLLDLAGVSVSTGSACQAGIPEPSHVLLAMGRDETEARSALRFTLGRGSTDADVDALLAALPGAYAQASRAGLAERAPRLGR